From the Synechococcus sp. KORDI-49 genome, the window TGGGCTCGGTGTTGACAGGACCGGCACCGGGCTCGACGGTCAGGCGGCCGTCCTTGGTGGTGAGACGGAAGATCTCATCCTCGGGATCGGCGATGTCCTGGGGGTCGAGGGGCAGCAGGGTCTGCACCACCGGCTTGCAGCTCACCAGGTTGATGAACTTGGTGAAGATCAGTTCCACGCGGTCGGTGGCCGCCGCCAGGAACTCAGCCAGGAGATCGGTGGCGATCCCGTTGGCCTCATCAGCCGTGGGCACCTGTTCCAGGCCGGAGAAGGTGGCCTGAATCGGATAGCTGCGGTTGGTGAAGTAGTTGATCGCCTTGTTGCCGATCAGCACCAGCTTCACCTCGAAGCCCTTGCCCTTGAGCTCAGCGAACCGCTGTTCGGTGCGCTTGATGATGTTGGCGTTGTAGCCGCCGCAGAGACCGCGGTCGCCGGTGACCGACACCAGGGTGATGGTCTCGACGTCGCGCTGCTCCATCAGAGGTGCATCGGCATCCTCGAAGCGCATGCGGGACTGGAGATTCTCCAGCACCCGAGCCAGCCGATCCGCGAAGGGACGGCTGCGTAGCACCTGTTCCTGAGCTCGTCGCACCTTGGCCGCAGCCACGAGGCGCATGGCCTCGGTGATCTTGCGGGTGTTCTTGACCGATTTGATCCGGTCTCGGATTTCCTTGAGATTCGCCATGTCGGCTGGCCCCTCAGGCCACGAGGGTGGACACGACTTCGCTGATGGCGTCTTTCAGAATCGCCTCAGCCTCCGGGCTCATCACCTTCTTCTCCTGAATCTCGGTGATGAACTCGGGCTTGCTGTTCTTGAGGTACTCGCGCAGCTCACGAGAGAAATCCACCACCTTCTCAACGGGGACGTCATCGATCAGGCCCTTGGTGCCGGCGTAAACGATGGCGACCTGCTCAGCCAGGATCAGCGGGCTGAACTGAGGCTGCTTGAGCAGTTCCCGCAGACGCTTGCCGCGGCCCAGCTGCTTCTGGGTGGCGGCGTCGAGGTCGGATGCGAACTGGGAGAACGCGGCCAGTTCGTCGAACTGGGCCAGCTCCAGCTTCAGCTTGCCGGCGATCTTCTTGATCGCCTTGGTCTGGGCGGCACCACCCACCCGGCTCACGGACACACCCACGTTGATGGCGGGGCGCAGGCCGGAGTTGAACAGGTCGGAGCTGAGGAAGATCTGACCATCCGTGATCGAGATCACGTTGGTGGGGATGTAGGCGGACACGTCACCGGCCTGGGTCTCGATGATCGGCAGAGCGGTCATGCTGCCCTTGCCCATCTCGTCGGAGAGCTTGGCGGCCCGCTCGAGCAGACGGCTGTGGCAGTAGAAGACGTCTCCGGGGTAGGCCTCACGACCGGGCGGACGACGCAGCAGCAGCGACATCTGGCGGTAAGCGGCGGCCTGCTTGGAGAGATCGTCGTAGATCACCAGGGTGGCCTTGCCCTTGTACATGAAGTACTCGGCGATCGAGGCACCGGTGTAAGGAGCCAGGTACTGCAGGGCTGCCGGCTCGGAAGCGTTGGCCGCCACGACCACGGTGTAGTCGAGGGCGCCGCGCTCACGCAGCACTTCCACCACGTTGGCCACGGAGGCGGCCTTCTGACCCACGGCCACGTAGACGCAAATCATGTCCTGATCCTTCTGGTTCAGGATCGTGTCGATCGCGATGGCGGTTTTGCCGGTCTGGCGGTCGCCGATGATCAGTTCGCGCTGGCCACGGCCGACGGGGATCATCGCGTCGATGGCGGTGATGCCGGTCTGCATCGGCTCGTGCACCGACTTGCGCTGAATGATGCCGGGCGCCATGGATTCGATCAGGCGCGTCTCGGTGGTGGGGATGTCACCCTTGCCGTCGATGGCGCGACCCAGCGGGTTGATCACACGCCCGAGCATGGCGTCGCCGACGGGAACGGAAGCGATCTTGCCGGTGGCTTTCACCGTGCTGCCTTCCTGAATCCCGAGGCCCTCACCCATCAGCACCGCACCGACGTTGTCGTCTTCGAGGTTGAGAGCGATGCCTTCGGTGCCGTCCTCGAATTCGAGGAGTTCACCGGCCATGGCCTGCTGCAGGCCGTAGACGCGGGCGATGCCGTCGCCCACCGTCAGAACGGTGCCGACGTTGCTGACCGAGACGGACTTGTCGTAATCCTCAATCTGCTGTTTGAGGATGGCGCTGATCTCGTCGGGACGGATGGAAACCATGGCGTGTGATCCCAGCGGGGAGTGGTTGGGGTAAGAGCGGAGAGAAAGGAGGTGGGCTCAGCTCGCCTTGGCGAGCGCCAGACCGAGGCGACGCACCTGTCCGGCCAGGCTGGCGTCGATCACCTGGGATCCGAGGCTCACGACGAAACCGCCGATGAGACTGGGATCAACACTGAGGTCGATGTCGACCTTGCCGGTGCCGGCCATGGCCTGCACCTTGCCGGCCAGAGCGGCCTGCTGGGCGTCCGAAAGCTCCTTGGCGGAGCGGACGTGGGCCAGGGTGATGCCCTGCTGTTCCCGGTAGAGCTCCAGGAAGCGCTGCATCACGGCATCAAAGGCCTGCAGGCGCTGGCGATCGGCCAGCACCTTGAGCAGGTTGAGAACGGAGGGGGTCACCTGGTCGCCGACCAGGGTCTTCAGAGCCTTCTTCTTGGCTTCAGGCTCCAGAACCGGCGACATCATGGCCTCGCGGAACTCCTTGGAGCTCTGCCAGATCACGAGCAGCTGCTTGCACTGTTCGGCGACGGTCTCGGACTCGCCGCGGGCCTCGGTCACCTGAAGCAGAGCTTCGGCGTAGGGCGTGGCCAGGGAATTGAGAAGAGGCATCAGCTGTCCTCCAGGTTGGCGATGGAGGCATCGATCAACCGGGCCTGAGCCTGGTCATCGAGCCGTCCGGGCAGATCATTGAGCACCTTGCTGACCGCTTCGAGGGCGGCTTCACGGCGCAGAGCCTCCCGCAGGCGGTTGGCTTCGGAATCCGCATCAGCGACGGCACCCTGCTTCACAGCCGCCATGGCGGAGATGGTGCGTTGCTCACCCTCGGCGCGAATGGACGCGGCGCGGGTCTTGCCGTCGAGGCGGATCTTGTCGGCCTTCTGCTGAGCTTCAGCCAGATCGGCCTGAGCTTTGGTCAGCTCGGCCGTGGCCGCCTTAAGACGGGTTTCGGCATCCTGCAGGTCCTGAAGGATGGCGGTGCGGCGACTCTCGAGGATGCCGCCCAGGAAACCGCGCAGGAACCAGACCAGCACCGCAATGACGATGGCCAGGTTGACCAGGTTGGTCTCGAGAGGATTGAAGTTCAGAGTCATCAGGCAGCCAGCAGACGGTCAATGATCTTGTTGCTGAGCTGATCCACCTGCCCCTTGAGCTGGGATCGGGCGGATTCGCGTTCGGCTTCGATCACGCGTCGACTCTCCTCCTTGGTGCGGTTGGCTTCGGCTTCAGCCGCAGCCAGCGCTTCGCGGTAGAGACGGTCGACCTCCTGCTCCGCTTCAACGACCAGGGTCTGGGCCGCCTGTCGCGCACCCTTCAGCTGTTCAGCCAGATCGGCTTCAAGCCGTTCCACCTGGGCCAGCTTCTGCTTGGCGTCGGCGCGGCTGGTGGAGATGTAGCCCTCTCGGTCTTCCACGACCTTGCCGACCGGACGGAAGAAGAGGACATTGAGCAGGAAGGTGAGGAGAACCACCTGAACCGCCATCAGCGGCAGGGTGGCATCGAGGTCGAAGAGACCTCCCTCCGGAACACCTGCTTCAGCGAGCAGAAGCCAGGTCATGGAAGGGTGCGCTGGAAAAGGATCGAAACGTGGAGTTCAGATGGAGGGGCCGGAGCCCCTCCCGCTGATCAGCCGGCGAAGGGGTTGGCGAACAGGAGCACCAGAGCCACCACCAGGCCGTAGATGGTCAGCGATTCCATGAACGCCAGGGACAGCAGCAGGGTGCCGCGGATCTTGCCTTCGGCTTCGGGCTGACGGGCGATGCCCTCAACAGCGCCGCCGGATGCGGTGCCCTGACCGATACCAGGACCGATGGCGGCGAGGCCGACTGCCAGGCCAGCAGCCACAACGGAAGCGGCGGAGGTGATGGAATCCATGTTGAGTGGGGTTAGGGGAAGCGCTGAGACGCGCTGAACTGAATGGGCTTGGGGATCGGTTCCCCCCGCGCAGGGACACTCCTGGAAGGAGCGGGCCCGGTTGTCGTCCGGACCTGCGCGCGGATGTGTTTAGCAGATCGCCCTCAAAAGGCGAAAGGCATGGGAGGCAATTAGTGCGCCTCGTGCAGACCTTCACCGATGTAAAAAGCGGTGAGGGTTGCGAAAATCAGAGCCTGAATGGCGCTGGTGAACAGACCCAGCAGCATCACCGGCAGGGGCACGATCAGAGGCACCAGATACACCAGAACGCCCACGGCCAGTTCGTCGGCCAGGATGTTTCCGAACAGACGGAACGAGAGCGAAAGCGGCTTGGTGAATTCCTCGATGATCTTGAACGGGAGCATGATCGGAGTCGGCTCCACGTACAGCTCGAAGAAGCGCAGTCCCTTGCGGCTCAGGCCGGCATAGAAGTAGGCCAGCGACACCAGCAGGGCCATGGCCACGGTGGTGTTGATGTCGGCCGTCGGTGCGCCGAGCTCACCCTCCGGCAGTTCGACGATCTTCCACGGGATCAGCGCACCACCCCAGTTGCTCACGAAGATGAACAGGAACAGAGTGCCGATGAACGGCAGCCAGTCGCGGTAGTACTTCTCGCCGATGTTGTCGCGGGCGATATCGCGAATGAAGTTCCAGAGGAACTCCAGCAGGTTCTGCAGACCCAGCGGGTCGCGCTGCATGTTGCGGGTACCGGCCAGAACGAGTGCCAGCAGGATGCCGATCAGGATCCAGGAGCTCAGGAACACCTGGCCATGCAGGTACAGATCGCCGATCTGCCAGTACAGGTGGTGGCCCACTTCCAGTTCAGCGAACGGCAGTGGGAAGGGCAGCAAAGCCATGGGTGCAGAGAGGAGTGCTCAGCTTCAGCGGTCGTCGAAGACGTGCTGAAGAATCAGGGCGGGCTTGTAGAGAAGGAATCCCAGGAAGGCAGGCAGAAGATCGAGCTGGGGGAGCTTGGCAGCGCCGACCACAAGCAGAGTCGGAACCACGAGTTGAAAGCGCCCCAGTCCGCGGGACTGGTCACTGAGCCTGGCCACACTGCGGGCAAGCAGACGCACGTACAGAAGTCCGGCGCAGGCACCCACGAGCACACTGCCGGCCACCGAGAGATTCATGGTGAAGGCCACGATCGGAACCGTGACCAGGGACACCAGAACGGTGGCCAGCAGCAGGCGACGCTGAAGACGGTAGAAATCCTCCAAGCGACGCCTGAAATGGCGCGCGGAATCTATCACGCGTCTTCGGCGCTCAGATTCGCGGCAGCAGCAGCTGGCGATCGATGAGATCCCTGATCACAGCAGGATCGGCCAGCTGTCCCAGGGGAGTCTCGGGTTGTTCGCTCACGGCGCGAAGCAGCCTGAGGCCGGCTTCGCTGAGCTGAATCGGCTCCAGGTTGCGGCCCAGGATCGGATCGGGATCCCCCCAGAGACAGGGTTGCCGAAGTGCCGTCGCCGCACGGAGGGCGTCATCGGTCCACAGCGTGCGGTGCAGCGGAGCGGCGGAGAGAAAGAACTCGAAATGGCTGATGTCGGGATCCAGCTGTTCCACCAGAGCCCACTGCTGCCGCTGCGGCAGGGAACGGGCCCGTTCCAGCAGCTCTCCCTGCAGCAGGCGGCCGGGATCCCAGACCTCCGGGTTGGAGAAGCCGGCGAACTGCAGACCAGCGGTCTCAATGAAGGCGAACAGACGATCGAGGTTGTAACTGGTCTCCTGCGGATGCAGGTACATGTCAGCGAAATTCGCGTCGGCGGCACAGTCCACCGCCCAGCGCTCCAGGTGATGGCGGGCCAGGCGGTTGCCCTCCGGGAGCGTCTCCAGCAGCTGCCGTCCCAGCCGCAGGCCCTCGGCCCCGGTGCCGGCATTCAACAGTTCAAGCGCGGTCTGGGTGCGGTGAATCTCCCAGCGCCCTGCATCCGCATACAGAAAGAGGTGGAGCAGACCATCGGGCGCCAGCAGAGCGGCCAGGGAGCGCAACCCCGCCTCCGGTTGATCGAGATGGTGCAGCACCCCAACGGAATTGATGTAGTCGAAGGGGCCTTCCCCTGACAGATCCAGAAGGCTGCGCTGCTCCTGGCGAAGGGACGCGACCTGCGCCTCGGCACCGGAACGCTGCAGCCGTTCCCGAGCCACCGCGAGGGCGCCGTCGCTGATGTCGATGCCGAGCACCTGGGCACCGGGGTTGAGGTGGCAGAGGTAATCGGTGCTCACACCGGTGCCGCAACCGGCGTCCAGGATCCGCGGGGCCTCGCTGCCTGCCGGAATGCCCCCATGGACGGCTGCCAGCACACTGCGGTGGCACCAGCGCCAGTTGTATCCCGGAGGTGGACCGTCCTGCAGCGGATCCCCGGGGAAGGGAAAGCGGTCGTAGAAAGCGCTCACCATCGGGGTGGCGGCATCACTGGGCCCGGAGTCGGCCATGCCTGGTCATTCGCGTGATCCAGAGCTTTTCACAACTTTTGTTCATAGGTCCGCAGGCCTTCATCCCGACAGCCGTAACGTGGCCCGATCCGGCTTGCATCCGTCGATGACAGTGACCGCCAGCAGCGGCAGCCCGCGCGTGTCTCCCCAGCTGTTCGACACCCTGCCGCTCTCCAGCGTCCGTCAGGCCGAGCAGCAGGACCGCTTCCCCGAGCGGGTTGAGCTCGAGAACCTGGTCAATTTCTTCCGCAGCGGTCAGGACCGGATCGAGGCCTCGCGGATCATTGCCGCCAACGCCGAAACGATCGTGGCCCGCGCGGCCAACAGAATCTTTGTGGGCGGAACGCCGCTGTCGTTCCTGGAGGCTCCCCTGAGCACCGGCGAGATCGGCGGACGTCCCAGTGGAGAGGAGGGAACACCACTGGCGGCCGACCAGGTGGCGTTCGAGCAGTCGGTACGCACCTTCACCGGCGACGGCGGCACCACCAAGCGCGGCAATTTCCTCACCCGCCTGCTGGACGGCGCCGGCGGCGACGCAGACGTGCGGGTGGTGCTGCCCACAGGCTTCAACGCCATCAGTGTGGCCAAGTACGGCCCTGCCTTCATGCGCAAGTCCGTGCGCGACATGGGCTGGTTCCTGCGCTACGTCGGCTACGCCCTGGTGGCCGGCGATCCCAGCATCCTGGCGGTGAACACCCGGGGGCTGCGGGACATCCTTCTGGAGAACTGCTCCCTGGCCGCCACCAATGTGGCGCTGCAGGAGATGCGAGCCGCCTCCGCTCAGCTGCTGCGGGACCGCCCTGAAGCCCGGCAGCTGACGATCGACTGCTTCAACGTGCTGCTCCAGGAGCTGGCGATCCCCACCCCCAGCACCAAGCAGCGGCAGGGCAGCAGCGTGCAGCAGGGTCTGCAGCTGCCGGCCATCTATGCCCTCGCCGCCGAAGGCCGCCAGCTGTTCGAGATGCGTCCCGGCCTGTCCGGTGCCGAAAAGGGCGAGATCATCCGCGCCGCCTACCGCCAGGTGTTCGAGCGCGACATCGTCAAGGGTTATTCCCAGAGCCCCTGCCCCGACAAGGCCAGCCAGGTGACCCAGGGGCAGATCTCCATGCGCGAATTCATCCGCGCTCTCGGCCGCAGCAAGGAATACCGCCAGCAGTTCCACGACGGATTCGTGAACAGTCGGGTGGTGGAGCTGGCCTATCGCCACTTCCTCGGCCGCGGCATCAGCTCGCTGGAGGAATTCCGCAAATCCTTCGCCATCCTCAGCGACCAGGGCCTCAACGGTCTGGTGGATGTGCTGGTGAACTCCGCCGAATACGCCCAGACCTTCGGTGAAGAAACCGTTCCCTTCCTGCGGGACCTGGGCACCGAAGCCCAGGAAAGCGCCGGCTGGGGCTCCAACCGCAAGCTGTTCAACTTCAGCGCCCCCTTCGACGGAGCGCCGCAGTACGTCACGCTTTACGCCTCCTACCGGCAACCCTTCGCCGATCAGCACGTCTACGGCGGTGGCAACGATCCGGTGGCCAATCAGTACGGCGCGATCTTCCCCAGTGCCACGGCGTCGGTGAGCACCCGTCCGGCTCCCTACGGCTACGACAGCCGTCGCCTGCTGGTGAGCAACGGTCTGAACAGCCCGGGACAGCTGGACAGCGCCAGCTTCCGCAGCAGCCGTCCCCGCAAGGTGGGGCCACGGGTGGTGCGCCTGCAGCAGATCGCCACCGGCGGCAACGTCAATCCGAGCCGCGGCGGCCAACCGAGCGTTCGCAACACCGAATCCAGCACCCAGGCGGTGATCAATGCCGTCTACGTGCAGGTGCTGGGCAACGCCGGCTACGCCGGTGAGCGCATGGGCTCGGACGAGGCGCGGCTGGAGAACGGCGACATCTCCCTGCGCGACTTCGTGCGCTGCGTCGCCCGCTCCGATGCGTTCCGCCGCCGTTACTGGAGCGGCCTCTACATCGTCAAGGCAATCGAGGTGATGCATCGCCGCCTGCTGGGCCGGCCCACCTTCGGCCGCTGGGAAATCGATTCCCTGTTCGATACCGCTGCCCGAAAGGGCTTCTACGGCGTGGTCGATGCCCTGATCAACAGCCAGGAATACAACGAAAGCTTCGGTGAGGACACCGTTCCCTTCGAACGTTTCATCACCCCCGGAGATCTTTCCGTCCGCCGGACGCCCACCTTCAAGCAGGAGGTGAAGACCTTCGGTTACGACAGCTCCGGCCTGGTGCTTGGCAATCGCCCGGAACCGACGGCAGCCACTCAGTTCCGCAGCAGCGGCAGCGTCACCAAGCGCAACCTCAAGGGTCGTTCCCAGGGGGCTCCTCAGGGCTGGTCCACCATGGCGAGCCGCTTCAGCCAGGGCCCCGATCTGGCGAAGAGCCTGCGGCAGATCCGCCTGGGCGAATCCATCCCTAGCCGAGCGTCCCGCAGCCGCAGCAAGGCTGCCGCTCCGCTGACGCCGATGACCGGGGCGCTGGCCATGCAGGGAGCGGAGGGTTACAAGCTGCGCGGCGGTCTTCCCGCCAACCTGACCCTGACCAGGCCCTGCGATGAAAGCGAGCTGCTCACGGTGATCGACGCGACCTACCGGCAGCTGCTCAATCGCGTCCCGCTGGACAGCGAACGACTCCGGGAGGCCGAATCGCGACTGCGCAATGACGACATCAACCTGAATGGCTTCATCGAGGCGGTCGCCCTGAGTGAATCCTTCCAGGACCGCCTGTACCGCATGGCCCCGCTGAGGGCGGCATCGGCAGCCAGCCTGGCCCTGCTCGGACGGGCCGCCACCCCCTCGGAAGTCAGCCGCTTCCTCACGGTTCGCGCCGAATCCGGCCAACCCACTGCCGTGATGGAGCTGGTGGAGCAACGGCCTGATGGGGACGAGGTTCCTCGCACCGACGGCATGAACACCCGATCCGGCGTCAGCCAGGCCACCCTTCAGCGCACTGCCGCACTGTATCGGGGCAGCGCCGGCATGACCCCTCCCACCGATGGCGCGATCTGAACACAGCCCGACGCGTGACTGATACTTAATGCCGCCAATCAGGC encodes:
- the atpE gene encoding ATP synthase F0 subunit C, which gives rise to MDSITSAASVVAAGLAVGLAAIGPGIGQGTASGGAVEGIARQPEAEGKIRGTLLLSLAFMESLTIYGLVVALVLLFANPFAG
- a CDS encoding ATP synthase, which gives rise to MEDFYRLQRRLLLATVLVSLVTVPIVAFTMNLSVAGSVLVGACAGLLYVRLLARSVARLSDQSRGLGRFQLVVPTLLVVGAAKLPQLDLLPAFLGFLLYKPALILQHVFDDR
- the atpH gene encoding ATP synthase F1 subunit delta, with product MPLLNSLATPYAEALLQVTEARGESETVAEQCKQLLVIWQSSKEFREAMMSPVLEPEAKKKALKTLVGDQVTPSVLNLLKVLADRQRLQAFDAVMQRFLELYREQQGITLAHVRSAKELSDAQQAALAGKVQAMAGTGKVDIDLSVDPSLIGGFVVSLGSQVIDASLAGQVRRLGLALAKAS
- a CDS encoding F0F1 ATP synthase subunit B' is translated as MTWLLLAEAGVPEGGLFDLDATLPLMAVQVVLLTFLLNVLFFRPVGKVVEDREGYISTSRADAKQKLAQVERLEADLAEQLKGARQAAQTLVVEAEQEVDRLYREALAAAEAEANRTKEESRRVIEAERESARSQLKGQVDQLSNKIIDRLLAA
- the atpB gene encoding F0F1 ATP synthase subunit A, whose translation is MALLPFPLPFAELEVGHHLYWQIGDLYLHGQVFLSSWILIGILLALVLAGTRNMQRDPLGLQNLLEFLWNFIRDIARDNIGEKYYRDWLPFIGTLFLFIFVSNWGGALIPWKIVELPEGELGAPTADINTTVAMALLVSLAYFYAGLSRKGLRFFELYVEPTPIMLPFKIIEEFTKPLSLSFRLFGNILADELAVGVLVYLVPLIVPLPVMLLGLFTSAIQALIFATLTAFYIGEGLHEAH
- a CDS encoding phycobilisome rod-core linker polypeptide, which translates into the protein MTVTASSGSPRVSPQLFDTLPLSSVRQAEQQDRFPERVELENLVNFFRSGQDRIEASRIIAANAETIVARAANRIFVGGTPLSFLEAPLSTGEIGGRPSGEEGTPLAADQVAFEQSVRTFTGDGGTTKRGNFLTRLLDGAGGDADVRVVLPTGFNAISVAKYGPAFMRKSVRDMGWFLRYVGYALVAGDPSILAVNTRGLRDILLENCSLAATNVALQEMRAASAQLLRDRPEARQLTIDCFNVLLQELAIPTPSTKQRQGSSVQQGLQLPAIYALAAEGRQLFEMRPGLSGAEKGEIIRAAYRQVFERDIVKGYSQSPCPDKASQVTQGQISMREFIRALGRSKEYRQQFHDGFVNSRVVELAYRHFLGRGISSLEEFRKSFAILSDQGLNGLVDVLVNSAEYAQTFGEETVPFLRDLGTEAQESAGWGSNRKLFNFSAPFDGAPQYVTLYASYRQPFADQHVYGGGNDPVANQYGAIFPSATASVSTRPAPYGYDSRRLLVSNGLNSPGQLDSASFRSSRPRKVGPRVVRLQQIATGGNVNPSRGGQPSVRNTESSTQAVINAVYVQVLGNAGYAGERMGSDEARLENGDISLRDFVRCVARSDAFRRRYWSGLYIVKAIEVMHRRLLGRPTFGRWEIDSLFDTAARKGFYGVVDALINSQEYNESFGEDTVPFERFITPGDLSVRRTPTFKQEVKTFGYDSSGLVLGNRPEPTAATQFRSSGSVTKRNLKGRSQGAPQGWSTMASRFSQGPDLAKSLRQIRLGESIPSRASRSRSKAAAPLTPMTGALAMQGAEGYKLRGGLPANLTLTRPCDESELLTVIDATYRQLLNRVPLDSERLREAESRLRNDDINLNGFIEAVALSESFQDRLYRMAPLRAASAASLALLGRAATPSEVSRFLTVRAESGQPTAVMELVEQRPDGDEVPRTDGMNTRSGVSQATLQRTAALYRGSAGMTPPTDGAI
- the atpA gene encoding F0F1 ATP synthase subunit alpha, with the translated sequence MVSIRPDEISAILKQQIEDYDKSVSVSNVGTVLTVGDGIARVYGLQQAMAGELLEFEDGTEGIALNLEDDNVGAVLMGEGLGIQEGSTVKATGKIASVPVGDAMLGRVINPLGRAIDGKGDIPTTETRLIESMAPGIIQRKSVHEPMQTGITAIDAMIPVGRGQRELIIGDRQTGKTAIAIDTILNQKDQDMICVYVAVGQKAASVANVVEVLRERGALDYTVVVAANASEPAALQYLAPYTGASIAEYFMYKGKATLVIYDDLSKQAAAYRQMSLLLRRPPGREAYPGDVFYCHSRLLERAAKLSDEMGKGSMTALPIIETQAGDVSAYIPTNVISITDGQIFLSSDLFNSGLRPAINVGVSVSRVGGAAQTKAIKKIAGKLKLELAQFDELAAFSQFASDLDAATQKQLGRGKRLRELLKQPQFSPLILAEQVAIVYAGTKGLIDDVPVEKVVDFSRELREYLKNSKPEFITEIQEKKVMSPEAEAILKDAISEVVSTLVA
- a CDS encoding F0F1 ATP synthase subunit B codes for the protein MTLNFNPLETNLVNLAIVIAVLVWFLRGFLGGILESRRTAILQDLQDAETRLKAATAELTKAQADLAEAQQKADKIRLDGKTRAASIRAEGEQRTISAMAAVKQGAVADADSEANRLREALRREAALEAVSKVLNDLPGRLDDQAQARLIDASIANLEDS
- a CDS encoding class I SAM-dependent methyltransferase is translated as MADSGPSDAATPMVSAFYDRFPFPGDPLQDGPPPGYNWRWCHRSVLAAVHGGIPAGSEAPRILDAGCGTGVSTDYLCHLNPGAQVLGIDISDGALAVARERLQRSGAEAQVASLRQEQRSLLDLSGEGPFDYINSVGVLHHLDQPEAGLRSLAALLAPDGLLHLFLYADAGRWEIHRTQTALELLNAGTGAEGLRLGRQLLETLPEGNRLARHHLERWAVDCAADANFADMYLHPQETSYNLDRLFAFIETAGLQFAGFSNPEVWDPGRLLQGELLERARSLPQRQQWALVEQLDPDISHFEFFLSAAPLHRTLWTDDALRAATALRQPCLWGDPDPILGRNLEPIQLSEAGLRLLRAVSEQPETPLGQLADPAVIRDLIDRQLLLPRI
- a CDS encoding F0F1 ATP synthase subunit gamma; protein product: MANLKEIRDRIKSVKNTRKITEAMRLVAAAKVRRAQEQVLRSRPFADRLARVLENLQSRMRFEDADAPLMEQRDVETITLVSVTGDRGLCGGYNANIIKRTEQRFAELKGKGFEVKLVLIGNKAINYFTNRSYPIQATFSGLEQVPTADEANGIATDLLAEFLAAATDRVELIFTKFINLVSCKPVVQTLLPLDPQDIADPEDEIFRLTTKDGRLTVEPGAGPVNTEPKLASDIVFEQSPEQLLNALLPLYLQNQLLRSLQEAAASELASRMTAMNNASDNAKALAKTLTLDYNKARQAAITQEILEVVGGAAAMG